A stretch of DNA from Rhodococcus sp. NBC_00297:
GCAAGCAGTTCTGCGCGCAGTGTGTAGGTCGACAATGTGCTCGTCGCGTACACCTTCTGGGCAGCACCGGTGCACTGGGGCGGTGAACCCGGACCCCATGCATAGGACGCGCACGTGTCACCGACGATCGGGGAGGTGTCGGTGACCCCTCGGGAGATCAGCTGGTTGACCAGGCCCAGTACGCCGCCGTTGCGATACGGCCCGGCGTTCGAGGCAGTCGAGGCACCGGGAACCGTCTGAGTCCTGCTCGCGGTCACCCCGGACCACGGCATGCTGGTTCCACCGGAAAGCAGATTGAACACGAGACCGGAGGCAGACACGACTCGCCCCGCCTCCGCGTACGCGCTACCGCTCGTCGGCCAGTATCCGGGCGTCACGGTGGTGGCGAGGTGCTCTCGCCCGACCCACGCGGCGTCGGTGGAGGAGGTGCGGACGACCGTCGCGACGAAGGTCGACAGCACCGCGACGAGAACGACGGCCGTGGAGAGGCGTCGACGCATCAGGTTCTCGCCCGCGGTGTTCGGGGCCAGAAGACGGCGACGACCAGCACCGTCATGGCGATGGTGATCGCCCCCAGCACCAACGGGTGCGAGAACCACACGATCACCTTCGCGAGGCCGGGGATCGACCACAGAACCTTGCGGACCTCCGTGACCTTGTATCCGGCGGGGTCCTCGTACTCGTTGGCATCGCCCTTGAGTTCCAGAACGGTCGTGCCGTCCGTGCTGGGTGACGTCCGCACCACCCGGTGCGTGACGGGGAGTTCTCCGGCCCGGTCGACGGTCACGATGTCACCGGGAGCCACTGTGTCGGCGGCGACTTCGCGTACAACGGCCAGCGATCCGGTGGGGATGGTGGGCGACATGGAGCCGGTCTTGAACATGATGAGCGTGATGTTCATCGTGAACGCCAGGATCACCAGAACGATGCACACCACACCACCGACCGCGAGCACGTTCAGCACGGCATCGCCGATGCGCGTGAGGGCCCGCCGCTCGGTGGGGGCCACGTGGCGAGTAGTCATGGAGAACACTCCGTTCCGGGCGGGGTCATGTCGTTCCGACGAAGGTCCACGTCGCGGGGAACGAAGTTTGTAGTGTCGCGTTGGTCCACACCGCCAGCGTGTCCGGCAGGCTCAGCCGAAAACACAGGGGCACAGGGGAGCCCGTCGCACTGGAGGTTCCCGCGGGCAGAATCACGGCGTTCGCTGCAGAATCTGTCGTCACCGGTACGTCCGCCGCGGCCGATCCGATGACATAGGACGCCCCGGGTGCGGTGAAGTTCGCCGCGACACAGGTCGCCGAGCGGATGACGGAGTACCGCAGCACGGATCCGAGCCCAGCAGTGGTCGAGGTCGCGTCCACGGTGACGCGGATCTGGGGCGACGCGGTGACAGCCCGGAGCGACACGGCGCCGTACGTGGACTGGCCGGGAAGAAGCGATGCGGCGCTGAGAGTCATGACGGCAGGCGCGTTCGCCGGATGCGCCGCCCACGTACCGCCGTTGTTCACGGAAGACTCCAGACCGAACGGGCTGGTGGTGAAACGAGAACTGCCGATTGCCCGGTCCACCCAGGATGCCGCGACAGTGGTCGCGCTGAGGGCCGCGACGACGGCGCCCACCACGAGCAAGAGGGCCGCGCCGACACGGGCCCGCCTACCCGGCATCGGGATCAGGCGGGTCCGTGAGGACCTGTGTCGAACCACGAGACTGTTGCGACGTGACCGAAGTCAGACCACCGCTTCGGCTGCGAACTGCCACGTGACGACGCCCGTCGTCTGTCCCGCCACGACGTTCGGGGCGACGGCCTGCGGAAGGGTCACGGCGAAGCACAGCGACACCGGACTGCCGTCAGCAGGCACACTGATCGCGTCCACGGCGCTCCCGTCCCCGAGTGCACTGCCGGCCGCGACGACGTCGGTTCCACCGCCCAGTATCGCTGCGTTGCAGTTGTCCGCCGAGACGCCCGACACCACCTGGTAGGTCAGCGCGGTGGCAAGGGGACCCGTGATCGGAGTCGCTCCGTTCAGTGTCACGTCTGCCGGGTAGGCGCCGCCCGGGGTAGTGCCGGTGCCGACTCGAAGTGCCACCGGCGCGTAGACCGTCAAGCCAGGACTCATGGCCGCGAAACCCGTGGTGTACGCGAAGGTGCCGGCTGTTCCGACCGTGTCGTACTCGTTCCAGACGCCGGTACCACCGGTGGAGAAGTCGCCCTGGACGTTCCAGTTCTCCGCCGAGAACTGTGCTTGCCCGAACACGTTGTCGGTCCAGACGGCCAATGTCACCGCCGCTCCCACGCCGAGAACCAGCCCGCCCGCGAGGAGCGCTCGAACCTTGCGGCGACGGACATCGCGCTGGTCACGCTCTGTCTCG
This window harbors:
- a CDS encoding signal peptidase I, with product MTTRHVAPTERRALTRIGDAVLNVLAVGGVVCIVLVILAFTMNITLIMFKTGSMSPTIPTGSLAVVREVAADTVAPGDIVTVDRAGELPVTHRVVRTSPSTDGTTVLELKGDANEYEDPAGYKVTEVRKVLWSIPGLAKVIVWFSHPLVLGAITIAMTVLVVAVFWPRTPRART
- a CDS encoding SipW-dependent-type signal peptide-containing protein — translated: MTTDLTVETERDQRDVRRRKVRALLAGGLVLGVGAAVTLAVWTDNVFGQAQFSAENWNVQGDFSTGGTGVWNEYDTVGTAGTFAYTTGFAAMSPGLTVYAPVALRVGTGTTPGGAYPADVTLNGATPITGPLATALTYQVVSGVSADNCNAAILGGGTDVVAAGSALGDGSAVDAISVPADGSPVSLCFAVTLPQAVAPNVVAGQTTGVVTWQFAAEAVV